The Bryobacteraceae bacterium genome includes a window with the following:
- the motC gene encoding flagellar motor protein, with the protein MAARRQRRRMDLGTLAGLVVAVAGILGGYLLEGGKAGDVLGESAALIVFGGCLGATLVANPLPLVKAAFARVRDLLYEVPDDKAELIERLVSFSQAARKQGIVSLEQDVMAIEDPFLHKSMLLAVDGMDLQEIRGIMGLAMDAAEHRADAEAKVFESAGGFAPTIGIIGAVLGLIIVMGDLKDMDKVGKGIAAAFVATIYGVGSANLLFLPAAHKIKARAAQQRLREELILEGVCGIVEGMNPKMIRAKLEAYLAKASKEKSSPAAGARAAA; encoded by the coding sequence ATGGCAGCCAGGCGGCAACGCAGGCGGATGGACTTGGGAACGCTGGCGGGTCTGGTGGTGGCGGTAGCAGGCATCCTCGGCGGATACCTGCTCGAAGGGGGCAAAGCGGGCGACGTACTTGGGGAATCGGCCGCGCTCATCGTCTTCGGCGGGTGCCTCGGGGCCACTCTCGTCGCCAATCCGCTGCCTCTGGTGAAAGCCGCCTTCGCGCGCGTCAGAGACCTGCTGTATGAGGTTCCCGACGACAAGGCCGAACTGATCGAGCGCCTTGTCTCCTTCTCTCAAGCCGCCCGCAAGCAGGGCATCGTCTCGCTGGAACAGGATGTCATGGCCATCGAGGACCCGTTCCTGCACAAGAGCATGCTGCTCGCCGTCGACGGCATGGACCTGCAGGAGATCCGCGGCATCATGGGCCTCGCCATGGACGCCGCCGAACACCGCGCCGACGCGGAGGCCAAGGTATTCGAATCGGCCGGCGGCTTCGCTCCCACCATCGGCATCATCGGCGCCGTGCTCGGGCTCATCATCGTCATGGGCGACCTGAAAGACATGGACAAGGTGGGCAAAGGCATCGCCGCCGCGTTCGTCGCCACCATCTACGGCGTCGGCTCGGCGAACCTCCTGTTTCTTCCCGCCGCTCACAAGATCAAGGCCCGCGCCGCCCAGCAGCGGCTCCGCGAGGAACTGATCCTCGAAGGCGTCTGCGGCATCGTCGAAGGCATGAATCCGAAAATGATCCGCGCCAAGCTCGAGGCCTATCTCGCGAAAGCCTCGAAAGAGAAATCCTCTCCGGCGGCGGGCGCCCGCGCCGCTGCATGA
- a CDS encoding DUF5009 domain-containing protein: MMSRMEPPASPAPQRNVSLDAFRGFVMVLMMAEVLRLSDVARAYPDSGFWRFLAFHQTHVEWAGCSLHDLIQPGFSFLVGAALPYSIASRLARGAAFGRMFGHALWRSLVLIALGIFLRSMHSRQTNFTFEDTLTQIGLGYPFLFLLGFARPLVQWTAFGAILFGYWLAWALYPLPGPGFDWRAVGVPPDWPHHFTGFMAHWNKNANLGAAFDQWFLNLFQRPEPFVANRGGYLTLSFIPTLGTMILGLAAGRWFRAAAPRVPVKKFLLAAAAGVASGLLLHALGVCPVVKRIWTPAWTLFSGGMCFAILAGFAWVLDVKGWRRWAFPLVVVGMNSIAAYMIAHLFEDFFRSSFRIHLGQDWAKLFGAGLEPLVEGMAILACYWLILFWMHRRKLFLKI, from the coding sequence ATGATGTCACGGATGGAACCGCCGGCCTCTCCCGCTCCCCAGCGCAATGTTTCGCTCGACGCTTTCCGCGGCTTCGTCATGGTGCTCATGATGGCCGAGGTGCTGCGGCTGTCCGACGTGGCGCGCGCGTATCCGGACAGCGGCTTCTGGCGCTTCCTTGCGTTTCATCAGACGCATGTGGAATGGGCGGGCTGCTCGCTGCACGACCTGATCCAGCCGGGCTTTTCCTTTCTCGTCGGCGCGGCGCTGCCGTACTCGATTGCGAGCCGGCTGGCGCGCGGCGCGGCGTTCGGCCGGATGTTCGGCCACGCCCTGTGGCGCTCGCTCGTGCTGATCGCGCTCGGCATCTTCCTGCGCTCGATGCACAGCCGGCAGACGAACTTTACGTTCGAGGACACGCTGACGCAGATCGGACTGGGCTATCCGTTCCTCTTTCTGCTGGGCTTCGCCCGGCCGCTGGTGCAGTGGACCGCCTTCGGCGCAATCCTCTTCGGATACTGGCTGGCGTGGGCGCTGTATCCGCTGCCCGGCCCCGGCTTCGACTGGCGCGCCGTCGGCGTGCCCCCGGACTGGCCGCATCACTTCACCGGGTTCATGGCCCACTGGAACAAGAACGCGAATCTCGGAGCGGCCTTCGATCAGTGGTTTCTGAATCTGTTTCAACGGCCTGAGCCGTTTGTGGCGAACCGCGGCGGCTATCTCACGCTGAGCTTCATTCCCACGCTGGGCACGATGATTCTGGGCCTTGCCGCCGGACGCTGGTTCCGCGCCGCCGCGCCGCGCGTGCCCGTGAAGAAATTCCTTCTCGCGGCTGCAGCGGGCGTGGCCTCGGGGCTTCTGTTGCACGCGCTGGGCGTCTGCCCGGTGGTGAAGCGGATCTGGACGCCCGCCTGGACGCTGTTCAGCGGCGGGATGTGCTTCGCGATCCTCGCCGGTTTCGCCTGGGTGCTCGACGTGAAAGGCTGGAGGCGCTGGGCCTTCCCGCTGGTCGTCGTCGGAATGAACTCGATCGCGGCCTACATGATCGCCCATCTGTTCGAGGACTTCTTCCGGTCGAGCTTCCGCATCCATCTGGGGCAGGACTGGGCGAAACTGTTCGGGGCGGGGCTCGAGCCGCTGGTGGAAGGAATGGCGATCCTCGCCTGTTACTGGCTGATCCTGTTCTGGATGCACCGCCGGAAGCTGTTCCTCAAGATCTGA
- a CDS encoding carboxylic ester hydrolase → MNDATVETGKLRGAVSGAVVAFKGIPYAAPPVGPNRWRPPQPAAKWSGVRDATQYGPDCMQLPFPGDAAPLGVTPAEDCLYVNVWKPARGGRRLPVMVWIYGGGFVNGGSSPEVYDGSRFAEDGIVFVSFNYRVGRFGFFAHPALTKESPDGMLGNYAFMDQIAALKWVQRNIAAFGGDPNNVTIFGESAGGMSVLTLMTSPAARGLFHKAIVQSGGGRNLLGPMRRLSEAQGALGSAESVGVAFARKMGIEGDDAKALEALRALPAEKIVDGLNMASMNTPTYGGPMIDGRIVVETVEQAFLGGRQAKVPFIAGANNMDIGFSFARTLEDVFKPFGELRARAEAAYNPDGKGDARTVGYLAAMDRMMIEPARFTVRKMAEAGQKAFHYRFSYVAEPMRKEWPGAPHATEIPYVFNTVKVKYGDKLTPADQKMADIVHAYWVDFVKKGDPNGGGRPAWPACKAACDDILEFGPAEVSAKADPWKARLDVTEALAMKGQ, encoded by the coding sequence GTGAATGACGCCACCGTGGAAACCGGCAAACTGCGCGGCGCGGTCTCCGGCGCTGTCGTCGCTTTCAAGGGAATTCCCTATGCCGCTCCGCCTGTCGGCCCGAACCGCTGGCGTCCGCCGCAGCCTGCGGCGAAATGGAGCGGCGTGCGCGACGCCACGCAGTACGGCCCCGACTGCATGCAGCTTCCGTTTCCGGGCGATGCCGCTCCGCTGGGCGTGACGCCGGCCGAGGATTGCCTCTATGTCAATGTCTGGAAGCCCGCCCGCGGCGGCCGCCGGCTGCCGGTGATGGTGTGGATCTACGGAGGCGGCTTCGTCAACGGCGGCAGCTCGCCGGAAGTCTATGACGGCAGCCGCTTCGCCGAAGACGGCATCGTGTTCGTCAGCTTCAATTACCGTGTCGGGCGGTTCGGGTTCTTCGCCCATCCGGCGCTGACGAAGGAAAGCCCGGACGGCATGCTCGGCAACTACGCCTTCATGGATCAGATCGCGGCGCTCAAGTGGGTGCAGCGCAACATCGCGGCGTTCGGGGGAGATCCGAACAACGTCACGATCTTCGGCGAATCGGCGGGCGGCATGTCGGTGCTGACGCTGATGACGTCGCCGGCGGCGCGGGGGCTGTTTCACAAGGCCATCGTGCAGTCGGGCGGCGGCCGCAATCTGCTCGGACCGATGCGCAGGCTGAGCGAGGCGCAGGGAGCGCTCGGTTCGGCTGAAAGCGTCGGCGTGGCGTTCGCCAGGAAGATGGGCATCGAGGGCGACGACGCGAAGGCTCTCGAGGCGCTGCGGGCGCTGCCGGCGGAAAAGATCGTCGACGGCCTGAACATGGCGTCGATGAACACGCCCACTTACGGCGGCCCCATGATCGATGGCAGGATCGTGGTCGAGACGGTCGAACAGGCGTTCCTCGGCGGGCGGCAGGCGAAGGTGCCCTTCATCGCCGGCGCCAACAATATGGACATCGGCTTCAGCTTCGCGCGGACGCTGGAAGACGTTTTCAAGCCGTTCGGAGAACTGCGCGCCCGCGCCGAGGCGGCCTACAATCCCGACGGCAAGGGCGACGCGCGGACGGTGGGCTACCTGGCGGCGATGGATCGCATGATGATCGAGCCGGCGCGGTTCACCGTGCGGAAGATGGCGGAAGCCGGACAGAAGGCCTTCCACTACCGCTTCTCCTATGTGGCCGAGCCGATGCGCAAGGAGTGGCCGGGCGCGCCGCACGCCACGGAAATTCCGTATGTCTTCAACACGGTGAAGGTGAAATACGGAGACAAATTGACGCCCGCGGACCAGAAAATGGCGGACATCGTGCATGCCTACTGGGTGGATTTCGTGAAAAAAGGCGACCCGAACGGGGGCGGCCGCCCGGCGTGGCCCGCGTGCAAGGCCGCCTGCGACGACATTCTCGAGTTCGGCCCGGCGGAGGTTTCCGCGAAAGCTGATCCCTGGAAGGCGCGGCTCGACGTGACCGAAGCCCTGGCCATGAAGGGCCAGTGA
- the ahcY gene encoding adenosylhomocysteinase has product MSSGVMKPETLPYKVADLSLADWGRKEITIAESEMPGLMALRRKYAGEKPLEGVRISGSLHMTIQTAVLIETLVDLGASVRWASCNIFSTQDHAAAAIAAAGVPVFAWKGETLEDYWWCTYMALSHPGGKGPQLVVDDGGDATLLIHKGYELEEGSDWVNTPSESREEQIIKDLLKRIHAENPRRWHDIVAEWKGVSEETTTGVHRLYKMHQEGKLLVPAINVNDSVTKSKFDNLYGCRESLADGLKRAMDVMLAGKVAVVCGYGEVGKGSAQSLRGFGARVIVTEIDPITALQAAMEGFEVTTVEETLGKADIYVTATGNCDVITLEHMERMKDQAIVCNIGHFDNEIQVDRLNEAPGVIRKNIKPQVDCYTFPDGHQIYLLAEGRLVNLGCATGHPSFVMSTSFSNQVLAQMDLWKNRDSYKPGVYMLPKKLDEEVARLHLDKIGVKLTRLTEKQANYIGVPVEGPYKPEHYRY; this is encoded by the coding sequence ATGAGCAGTGGCGTGATGAAGCCGGAGACGCTTCCCTACAAGGTGGCCGACCTGTCGCTGGCCGACTGGGGCCGCAAAGAGATCACGATTGCCGAATCCGAGATGCCGGGACTGATGGCGCTGCGCCGCAAATACGCCGGCGAGAAGCCGCTCGAAGGCGTGCGCATCAGCGGCTCGCTGCACATGACCATCCAGACGGCGGTGCTGATCGAGACGCTGGTGGATCTGGGCGCCAGCGTCCGCTGGGCCTCGTGCAACATTTTCTCCACGCAGGATCACGCGGCGGCGGCGATCGCCGCGGCGGGCGTGCCGGTGTTCGCCTGGAAGGGCGAGACGCTCGAAGACTACTGGTGGTGCACCTACATGGCGCTGTCGCACCCGGGCGGCAAGGGGCCGCAGCTCGTGGTGGACGACGGCGGCGACGCCACGCTCCTCATCCACAAAGGTTACGAGCTCGAGGAAGGCTCCGACTGGGTGAACACTCCTTCCGAATCGCGCGAAGAGCAGATCATCAAGGACCTGCTGAAGCGCATCCACGCCGAGAATCCGCGCCGCTGGCATGACATCGTGGCCGAGTGGAAGGGCGTCAGCGAAGAGACGACCACGGGCGTGCACCGGCTGTACAAGATGCATCAGGAAGGCAAGCTCCTGGTGCCGGCGATCAACGTGAACGACTCGGTGACGAAGTCGAAGTTCGACAACCTGTACGGGTGCCGTGAATCGCTGGCCGACGGTCTGAAGCGGGCGATGGACGTGATGCTGGCGGGCAAGGTGGCCGTCGTGTGCGGTTACGGCGAAGTGGGCAAGGGTTCGGCGCAGTCGCTGCGCGGCTTCGGCGCGCGCGTCATCGTCACTGAAATCGACCCCATCACCGCTCTGCAGGCGGCCATGGAAGGCTTCGAGGTGACCACCGTCGAAGAGACGCTCGGCAAGGCGGACATCTATGTGACGGCCACGGGCAACTGCGACGTGATCACGCTCGAACACATGGAAAGGATGAAAGACCAGGCCATCGTCTGCAACATTGGACACTTCGACAACGAGATCCAGGTGGACCGGCTGAACGAGGCGCCTGGGGTGATCCGGAAGAACATCAAGCCCCAGGTGGACTGCTACACGTTCCCCGATGGCCATCAGATCTACCTGCTGGCTGAAGGGCGGCTTGTGAACCTCGGCTGCGCCACGGGCCATCCGAGCTTCGTGATGTCGACGTCGTTCAGCAACCAGGTGCTGGCGCAGATGGACCTGTGGAAGAACCGCGACTCCTACAAGCCGGGCGTCTACATGCTGCCGAAGAAGCTGGATGAGGAAGTGGCGCGGCTGCACCTGGACAAGATCGGCGTGAAGCTGACGCGTCTGACCGAAAAGCAGGCCAACTACATCGGCGTTCCCGTGGAAGGGCCCTACAAGCCCGAGCACTACCGGTACTAA
- a CDS encoding alcohol dehydrogenase, translating into MKAVFVTEFGGVEKLRYEDLPMPVPGDGQALVKIHAIGVNFIDIYYRTGLYPAAPPVVLGMEAAGVVERVAPGVREVKVGDRVAWAMHRGAYAEHAAVPAWLLVPIPPELDFQSAAASLLQGMTAHYLTHSTYPLKEGETCLVHAAAGGTGRWIAAAAKIRGARVIGTTSTPEKAKIAREAGCDEVILYTEQDFETEVRRLTAQRGVDVVYDSVGAATWEKSLGSLRPRGMMVSFGNASGAVPAFQPLVLSQKGSLFLTRPTLFHYCATRDELLWRAGDVFRWLIEGRFQLLIDKVYRLSEAGQAQTDLASRKTAGKLLLVP; encoded by the coding sequence ATGAAAGCGGTCTTTGTCACGGAATTCGGCGGCGTCGAGAAGCTGCGCTATGAGGATCTGCCCATGCCCGTGCCCGGCGACGGGCAGGCGCTCGTGAAGATCCACGCCATCGGCGTCAATTTCATCGACATTTACTACCGCACGGGACTTTACCCGGCGGCGCCGCCCGTGGTGCTGGGCATGGAGGCGGCGGGGGTGGTGGAGCGCGTCGCGCCCGGCGTCAGGGAAGTGAAGGTCGGAGACCGCGTGGCCTGGGCCATGCACCGCGGCGCGTACGCCGAGCACGCCGCCGTGCCCGCCTGGCTGCTGGTCCCCATTCCTCCCGAGCTCGACTTCCAGTCCGCTGCGGCGTCGCTGCTGCAGGGCATGACGGCGCATTATCTGACGCACTCGACTTATCCGCTGAAAGAAGGCGAGACGTGCCTGGTGCATGCCGCGGCGGGCGGCACGGGGCGGTGGATCGCGGCGGCGGCGAAGATCCGCGGAGCGCGCGTCATCGGAACGACCTCCACGCCCGAAAAGGCGAAGATCGCGCGGGAAGCGGGCTGCGACGAAGTGATTCTGTACACGGAGCAGGATTTCGAAACCGAAGTGCGCCGCCTGACGGCTCAGCGCGGCGTGGATGTCGTGTACGACTCGGTCGGGGCCGCCACCTGGGAGAAAAGCCTCGGTTCGCTGCGGCCGCGCGGCATGATGGTCAGCTTCGGCAACGCCAGCGGCGCCGTGCCTGCTTTCCAGCCGCTCGTGCTGAGCCAGAAAGGTTCGCTGTTCCTGACGCGGCCCACGCTGTTCCATTACTGCGCCACGCGCGACGAGCTGTTGTGGCGCGCGGGCGACGTGTTCCGCTGGCTGATCGAGGGGCGCTTCCAGCTCCTGATCGACAAGGTGTACCGGTTGTCCGAAGCAGGCCAGGCGCAGACCGATCTGGCCTCGCGCAAGACCGCGGGCAAGCTGCTGCTGGTTCCCTGA
- the defA gene encoding peptide deformylase encodes MRRILELGDDTLRQVSAPARDPGEIRRVMQDLEDTLADFRRRHGFGRGISAIQIGEPLRLIFLEVAGRRYELINPVFAEKSSETFEMWDDCFSFPDLMVRLRRHTRVVIEYENPEGGRQRLEAEHALSELIQHEMDHLDGVLAVDHARSSRDLMTRREWLRQTGKA; translated from the coding sequence GTGCGGCGCATTCTCGAACTGGGCGATGACACCCTGCGGCAGGTCTCCGCTCCGGCGCGCGACCCCGGAGAGATCCGCCGCGTGATGCAGGATCTCGAAGACACGCTGGCCGATTTCCGCCGACGGCACGGCTTCGGCCGCGGCATCAGCGCCATCCAGATCGGCGAGCCCCTGCGGCTGATCTTTCTCGAAGTGGCCGGCCGGCGCTACGAGCTCATCAACCCGGTGTTCGCCGAGAAAAGCAGCGAAACGTTCGAGATGTGGGACGACTGCTTCTCGTTTCCCGATCTCATGGTGCGGCTGCGGAGGCATACGCGGGTCGTGATCGAGTACGAAAACCCGGAAGGCGGGCGGCAGCGCCTGGAAGCCGAGCACGCCCTGTCGGAACTCATCCAGCATGAGATGGATCACCTGGACGGCGTGCTCGCCGTCGACCATGCGCGGTCAAGCCGGGACCTGATGACGCGGCGGGAATGGCTGCGTCAGACCGGCAAAGCCTGA
- a CDS encoding MarR family transcriptional regulator: protein MSSVPALSQRIASGLARISLLLRHHGWQAAAAQSLTPTQAQILAALASRPPRSLRLSALAELLALSLPTVSDAVAALEKKGMVRRRSDPADGRAGLLDLTARGRRAAAAASQWPDYLLAAVDALPAPMQENLLAALMAMIRSLQEQGRIPVARMCTNCLYFEPERFPGSPAPHFCHFVQAPFGLRAFRLDCPDFQAAPEEAQQMHQRVLISLAPWKGESDGPNKHPRI from the coding sequence ATGAGTTCCGTCCCCGCCCTTTCCCAGCGCATCGCCTCGGGCCTGGCCCGGATCTCGCTCCTGTTGCGGCACCACGGCTGGCAGGCGGCCGCCGCGCAGTCGCTGACGCCGACGCAGGCGCAGATCCTGGCGGCGCTCGCTTCGCGGCCTCCGCGGTCGCTGCGCCTGTCGGCGCTGGCCGAGCTGCTGGCTCTTTCGTTGCCGACGGTGAGCGACGCCGTGGCGGCGCTCGAGAAAAAGGGAATGGTGCGCCGCCGCAGCGACCCTGCCGACGGACGCGCCGGGCTGCTGGATCTGACGGCGCGCGGGCGGCGCGCGGCCGCTGCGGCCAGCCAGTGGCCGGACTATCTGCTGGCGGCCGTGGATGCGCTGCCGGCTCCGATGCAGGAAAACCTGCTGGCGGCGCTGATGGCCATGATTCGTTCTCTTCAGGAGCAGGGCCGCATTCCGGTGGCCCGCATGTGCACGAACTGCCTTTATTTCGAGCCGGAGCGGTTTCCCGGCTCTCCGGCCCCGCATTTCTGTCATTTCGTGCAGGCCCCGTTCGGGCTGAGGGCGTTCCGCCTCGATTGCCCTGATTTCCAGGCCGCGCCCGAAGAGGCGCAGCAGATGCATCAGCGCGTCCTTATCTCACTCGCACCCTGGAAAGGAGAATCCGATGGCCCAAACAAACATCCCCGGATATGA
- a CDS encoding NADH-dependent dehydrogenase has product MMDRRWTRRDFSASLASAAYAAGLQPAAPADRVRIGLIGCGGISVADSNAFLAHKECEIAAICDVDDAMIARTLKRLDDLGRKRPDAVKDFRRIIERKDIDIILNCTPDHWHALPTVMAFEAGKDVYVEKPLATTVWEGRVMRDAARRHGRIAQMGTQWRSGTHWSEAVDIVRSGKIGKVRQVRCFAYLDWVTDCGNPPDEPVPPGVDYDMWLGPAPRRPFNRNRFHFNFRWFWDYAGGLMTDWGVHLVNIALWAMGPEWPKSVVSSGGKYVLEDNTETPDTQIAVYDFPSYTLIWEHSVQCGLGPDRREHAVVFTGADATLIVDNNGWEVVAEPKKREKVVEMRRRAPAGDNARVAHARNFLDCVRSRQQPVENLDVGHHVSAVAALGNIALRSRSRIEWDAAAERVIGNDAANALLRREYRAPWKLG; this is encoded by the coding sequence ATGATGGACCGCCGGTGGACCCGCCGCGATTTCTCCGCCTCGCTCGCTTCCGCCGCCTACGCTGCGGGCCTCCAGCCCGCCGCGCCCGCAGACCGCGTGCGCATCGGCCTCATCGGCTGCGGCGGCATCAGCGTGGCCGATTCCAACGCGTTTCTCGCCCACAAAGAATGCGAGATCGCCGCCATCTGCGACGTCGATGACGCCATGATCGCGCGCACGCTCAAACGTCTGGACGATCTCGGCCGCAAGCGCCCTGATGCGGTGAAGGATTTCCGCCGCATCATCGAACGCAAAGACATTGACATCATCCTGAACTGCACGCCGGACCACTGGCACGCGCTGCCGACTGTCATGGCTTTTGAAGCGGGCAAGGACGTCTACGTCGAGAAGCCTCTCGCCACCACTGTCTGGGAAGGCCGCGTGATGCGCGATGCGGCGCGCCGCCACGGCCGCATTGCGCAGATGGGCACGCAGTGGCGCAGCGGCACGCACTGGAGCGAGGCGGTCGACATCGTCCGCTCGGGCAAAATCGGCAAGGTGCGGCAGGTGCGCTGCTTCGCCTATCTCGACTGGGTCACCGACTGCGGCAACCCTCCGGACGAGCCCGTGCCGCCGGGCGTCGACTACGACATGTGGCTCGGTCCCGCGCCGCGGCGCCCGTTCAACCGCAACCGGTTCCACTTCAATTTCCGCTGGTTCTGGGACTACGCCGGCGGCCTGATGACGGACTGGGGCGTGCATCTGGTGAACATCGCCCTGTGGGCGATGGGCCCGGAGTGGCCGAAAAGCGTCGTGTCCAGCGGCGGCAAGTACGTGCTCGAGGACAACACGGAGACGCCCGATACGCAAATAGCGGTTTATGATTTTCCCTCCTACACCCTGATCTGGGAGCACTCCGTGCAGTGCGGTCTCGGCCCCGACCGCCGCGAGCATGCCGTCGTCTTCACCGGCGCCGACGCCACGCTGATCGTCGACAACAACGGCTGGGAGGTGGTGGCCGAACCGAAGAAGCGCGAAAAAGTCGTCGAAATGCGCCGCCGCGCTCCGGCGGGCGACAACGCCCGCGTGGCCCACGCGCGCAACTTCCTGGATTGCGTCAGGTCCCGCCAGCAGCCGGTCGAGAACCTGGACGTCGGCCACCATGTCTCGGCCGTGGCGGCGCTCGGCAACATTGCGCTGCGCTCGCGCAGCCGCATTGAATGGGACGCGGCCGCCGAACGCGTCATCGGCAACGACGCAGCCAACGCGCTTTTGCGGCGCGAATACCGCGCGCCGTGGAAACTCGGCTGA
- a CDS encoding peptidase S9 has protein sequence MREALCIWMAALVCTPAPVAAQPPQKPLAVEWIMQGPALYGYAPRAVRWSGDGQRVYFEWKQASEPQQKEFSTWVVNRDGSGLRRLTDEEALEAPPVRGSESADGTKVVFAREGDIYLYDRSSDRMRRLTRTGDAESSPRLTSDGRAVTFVRNSNLYLLSLESGAIEQLTHILPPGQPGPDEQRKGTASQEWLKKEERALLEAVDQRARQREEREEKRKKENPRKPLRLTPRQTVTDLMLSPDGRHVLATITERPQESKTALMPLYVTETAYTETQPTRTKVGDLQPRPRMALLSVETGEARWLEPGIRTTRDGREVERPVVLSNPQWNEDGTRLAVLGRAADFKDRWVFAVDLSSGKLRTLHQTSDEAWVGGPGAMSLGWLPGGREVWFQSEQTGWSHLYAADWETGAVRALTEGRWEVKQAELSPNKQQFLLVTSEASPYENHLYLMPSQGGPRTRLTAAPGLYEGELSPDGARLAVIHSRTNQPPELFLMDARPQAAMQRVTVSPSEEFAKYTWIEKPIVEIPARDGAKIPAHIFKPKTWKKGGPAVIFVHGAGYLQNVHRGWSSYGRENLFHHLLMERGYIVLDLDYRGSAGHGRAWRTAIYRHMGGKDLDDQVDAARWLVSEHGVDPKRIGIYGGSYGGFITLMAMFTQPGVFAAGAALRPVTDWAHYNHPYTGAILNLPQDDPEAYRRSSPIYHAAGLQGALLICHGMADANVHFQDTVRLAQKLIELGKENWEVAIYPVEDHGFVNASSWTDEYRRILRLFETNLRK, from the coding sequence ATGAGAGAAGCACTGTGCATCTGGATGGCGGCGCTCGTGTGCACGCCCGCGCCGGTGGCCGCGCAACCGCCGCAGAAGCCCCTCGCCGTCGAGTGGATCATGCAGGGGCCCGCGCTCTACGGGTACGCGCCGCGCGCCGTGCGCTGGAGTGGCGACGGGCAGCGCGTCTACTTCGAGTGGAAGCAGGCTTCGGAGCCGCAGCAGAAGGAGTTCTCCACCTGGGTCGTGAACCGCGACGGTTCCGGCCTCAGGCGGCTGACGGATGAAGAGGCGCTCGAAGCCCCGCCTGTGCGCGGCTCGGAATCTGCTGACGGCACCAAAGTAGTGTTTGCGCGCGAGGGCGACATCTACCTTTACGACCGCTCCTCGGACCGCATGCGGCGCCTGACCCGGACGGGCGATGCGGAGTCGTCGCCCCGCCTGACCAGCGACGGACGCGCGGTCACGTTTGTCCGCAACAGCAACCTGTACCTCCTTTCGCTCGAATCGGGCGCGATCGAGCAGTTGACCCACATCCTGCCCCCGGGGCAGCCCGGCCCCGACGAGCAGCGCAAAGGCACGGCCAGCCAGGAGTGGCTCAAAAAGGAAGAGCGCGCTTTGCTCGAGGCCGTCGATCAGCGCGCGCGCCAGCGTGAAGAGCGCGAGGAAAAGCGCAAAAAGGAGAATCCCCGCAAGCCTCTGCGGCTGACGCCGCGGCAGACTGTCACGGATCTGATGCTTTCTCCCGATGGCAGGCACGTGCTGGCCACGATCACGGAACGCCCGCAGGAATCCAAAACGGCATTGATGCCGCTCTATGTCACCGAAACCGCCTACACGGAAACGCAGCCGACGCGGACGAAAGTCGGCGACCTGCAGCCCCGCCCGCGCATGGCTCTGCTGAGTGTCGAGACGGGTGAAGCGCGGTGGCTTGAGCCGGGCATCCGGACAACCCGCGACGGCAGGGAAGTCGAGCGCCCCGTCGTGCTGTCCAACCCCCAGTGGAACGAAGACGGAACCAGGCTGGCCGTTCTCGGCCGCGCCGCCGATTTCAAGGACCGCTGGGTGTTCGCCGTCGATCTTTCCTCCGGCAAACTCCGCACCCTGCATCAGACGAGCGACGAGGCGTGGGTCGGCGGACCGGGCGCGATGTCGCTCGGATGGCTGCCCGGCGGACGCGAAGTCTGGTTCCAGTCCGAGCAGACCGGCTGGTCGCACCTCTATGCCGCGGACTGGGAGACCGGCGCGGTGCGTGCGCTCACAGAGGGCCGTTGGGAAGTGAAGCAGGCGGAGCTTTCCCCGAACAAACAGCAGTTCCTGCTCGTCACCAGCGAGGCCAGCCCGTATGAGAATCACCTGTATCTGATGCCCTCGCAGGGCGGGCCCCGAACGCGCCTGACCGCTGCGCCCGGACTCTATGAGGGCGAGTTATCCCCGGACGGCGCCCGGCTTGCTGTCATCCACAGCCGCACCAACCAGCCGCCCGAGCTGTTCCTGATGGACGCCAGGCCGCAGGCGGCCATGCAGCGCGTGACCGTCTCTCCATCGGAAGAATTCGCGAAATACACGTGGATCGAAAAACCAATTGTCGAGATCCCGGCGCGGGACGGGGCGAAAATTCCCGCCCATATTTTCAAACCGAAAACCTGGAAAAAAGGCGGGCCTGCGGTCATTTTCGTCCACGGCGCCGGATATCTGCAGAACGTCCACCGCGGATGGTCAAGTTATGGCCGCGAGAATCTGTTCCACCATCTGCTCATGGAGCGCGGCTACATCGTGCTCGATCTCGACTACCGCGGTTCGGCCGGCCACGGGCGCGCCTGGCGCACGGCCATCTACCGCCACATGGGCGGCAAGGACCTTGACGACCAGGTGGACGCCGCCCGCTGGCTCGTCAGCGAGCATGGCGTGGATCCGAAACGCATCGGAATTTACGGCGGCAGCTACGGCGGCTTCATCACGCTGATGGCGATGTTCACGCAGCCCGGCGTCTTCGCGGCTGGCGCCGCCCTCCGCCCAGTAACCGACTGGGCGCACTACAACCACCCCTACACGGGCGCCATTCTGAACCTCCCGCAGGACGATCCCGAGGCTTACCGCCGCAGCTCGCCCATCTACCACGCCGCAGGTCTGCAGGGAGCCCTGCTGATCTGCCACGGCATGGCGGACGCCAACGTGCACTTCCAGGACACCGTCCGGCTGGCGCAGAAGCTCATTGAGCTGGGCAAAGAGAATTGGGAGGTTGCCATCTATCCCGTTGAGGATCACGGTTTTGTCAACGCGTCCAGCTGGACCGACGAGTACCGCCGCATCCTCAGGCTCTTCGAAACGAACCTGAGAAAATAG